The genomic interval ACGCTTTCaacctttttatatttatagaagttttttatataaaaatcaaataaatatattgtaatactttataaattatgtatagTGACCTATCCCAATGAAATGCTCCAGCCAACTTCGCTTCGGCCGCTGCCTAAAAGCTTATCCACCTTTTACACGGATTTCGCACGAAAGAATGCAGATATGGACCAATACTGGCAAGTGAAAACAACGGAGAATTTCGACCAAAATTCCTGTCATTGTTTTTGAATGGTTTCCGAAATGACCGACCGGCCGGGATAGCGACCTGGCAATCGACTTTGGACCGGAGACTGAAGCGTGAAAGATGACCAGATGACTGCACATTTGCAGCTCTGAATCTGCAGTTTATAATCTTGACTAGGATCGATCGAATTCGTCAGTCCTTAACATTTTCAGAGCAGTTTGGAACAACGCGTACAGGTTAAATTTCGGTCGGCCCAGGAAGATCGACAAACATGCAGGGGATCGGTTTCATTATTGTTTCTTTTGGTCTGTCAACTTGAACCCAATCCAGGGCAAGTCAAGTGAAGTGCATCTACACTTGGGACGCAACAATTAAAAAGCCTTTTTTAGATATCTCCAGAAGTTCTCTGCAACTGCAAGCATCTCACCTCTGtaccatttattttctcttttctttgggaggaggaaggcaTCTCTCTACCTGTAGAAATCGTTCAGACATTCAGCACATGGAGCTAAGCACACACACATAGATTTGGTTAAGGTGTGCACCGTGCTATTTGTGACATTGTTGTACTGTACAAAACAAGTGACAACTCGGAACCAAAATGATACTGTAGGGCCTGTTAGAGGAGCTTAGGATTCTGAAAAACAGTCAACAAAAATCCAACTTCTCATAATCGGGAAATCTAACTTCTCGTAATCAGGAAAAGTTAAGTTTCTCAGTTCTTTGActtctagttcattttttgAATTTCACAACTCCATATTCTCAGAAGTTAAGTTTTGTTTAGAAGAGTTTCTGACTTATGAAGATTATGTGAGAAACTACAGCTAAGAGAAGCTCTTTAAACAAACCCTATATTAAGCTTTGCAGTTTCAGCACGTGGAGGAGCTAGAAACCACATATACACTACATTGGATTAATCTTGTTCATCATGTACTACCAAGCGCAGTTGACAACTTGGAAAATTGTAAGTTAAGCTTGGCAAATTCAAAGGCTGTGGCTTCAGAGAATGGATTAGATAAAAGCGGTTGCAACGGCTGGCAGCCGCCAGTTTGCTTTAATTAAGCAGCAAACTATCATTGGTTGGAGCTGTCAAGGACACATTGTTTAAGGAAGACGACTAGGTTGTGAGCTATCATTTGATACTTGCACAGTTGCATCAGTGATTAATGCTCTATAGCTTGAAATTTTAGTTCACCTTTAGTCAACCATAGGATGGCTGCATATGCCTAGGGAGAAATGGTCAGTGGATTACAGACTTAACAAGGTGCTCTGAAAGTCTGAATCTATGGGCCATCTCCTGATGGTATATTTCTCACAAGGGAAGAAGCTGACATCCGTTGACAACACTGGGACAATCAACAAATGTAGCGTGCAAAAACCTGATGATCCATTGACATCTCCTGATATTTGCCACTGAGAATTCATACTATACCTTTTATCTATCGCTAATGTTTCCGTTGACATGTTGATATTATAATCTTTGTGTTGATATTTGTTTAGCTCTGTTGGGCACATTAGCTGCGttctttttatcatataatttttcagtttttacacGCACATTTCTCGAATTATACTAAgcagtattttaaaaaaaattatatattaaattgattattttatatttctaaagtagatttttaacattataGTAATTTACCAATTATTCTATAAAATAGCTGTCACAAAAATAAGacaatcttttattttcatcaaacagaaaaaatacaaCCATTGAAAGTGTTGTGTTTGTTTGCATGGAACGACGGGGGATCATCAGGTTTTTGCACGCTACATTTGTTgattgttgaaaaaaaaaagggacacTGCATTTCATCAGGTAACACTGAACAGAATTGATCATGAACCGCTTGGAGCTTGTCACGGTATGTCTCAACAAATCCCTGTGAACACTTTTGCAGGCATGCATTGACTCTGCAACAATGCCAGACCAGATAATTCCATCTTCTGATGCTATAATGGTGGATCCCCCGGCATGACAAGGGGTACACGATAGAGAGAAGCGAGTTTTTAGCAACAGGCTTCGTTCTGATGGTTCGTGTCACCAACCCACTaaacacagcagcagcaacgtcACTGTTGCGCCGATCAATCTAGAGGCGTCGCATCGCATCGCATCGcctgaagaaaacaaattggCAAATCGCCGTGGCTCGCAACCGTTCTGAACTATGGATGTACTTGTGATGATTCAGTGGACGTTCCTGTAGACAAATCAATCAATTATCTCATCGAAATTTCAACCTCTGTCAGATAATCCCGGTAGTCATCAAATCCTCTTTTGGTTTACCTTTTCGTCTCTGTTTAgatctacaaaatttaaatttaaagttgtttttagaattattttatcatattttgtttttcagccTTTACTATTTTATCGCTAATAGCACGTACATCGAggtttaattcataaattattttttttaaatatacaattCTATCTCTTTAACAAAAAAGCTAAATGGTGTCCACCTTCATTTCCATATAGAGGCCAACTCCAGTACATAttattacttgtagtataatttaatccagaccactgatctaattttattggacggttatgattaaattatactaccaacaattttAGGTGCAGTAGAATTCTAAAAGGAcaatatcgtcttttttaCTGTGATAATAAGTGGGTTTTGCTGGGTTTTTTTATCCGTGCATAATgtgatagaaaaataataaatacaaatctaatattaatcaaagtacgAAAGTACCATTTTAGGcagtattatactacaagtaatttGCACCGAAATGTCCCTCTTTCATATATGGCTAGGCATGGAAACTTCCATGCCGGAAGAATTCGGCGAAAAGACGAAGAACGTGTCGGTAGAGATAATTACCGGGATAGATATAACGAGCTTATTGcatgattaatttgattagggaggatgagccaaatggaagaCAGAGGAAAAGTTGCAGGCTGTCTCGAATGGGCCAATGGGGGATATCATTTCAGTTCATCAATCGCCGTCGTCTCCCTGATCCACTATTGCAACGTTATGCTCGCTCCCACTAGCACCTGTCCTCCTGGCCTCGTCATGGGGAATGGTCCATGGCTGCATTGTTCACTGTTCACGGATCATGGCTGTGACTGAAACTGTGCCTGGGGTATCAGCTAGCTATCCCTAAAGCTAGCAAATATATGGCCGTTCTCTCTCGGTGATCTGTGCCATGTAGCTCGACCGAATGGTGGTTCAGAAATACTACAGAACGATGAACTAAAAGTAGTACTACAAGACTGGTATCTGGCTGTGTCTGCAGCAATGTCCATCACAAACGAGCTTTGATAGATCAGGACAGGGAGGGCGACTGATGGTGAAGTTGCCATTTCTCCTACTACCACAATATTATCCATGTAACAgaatcttattaaaaatatattagcatattattaaaatagaattaataaataatttgatacatatgtctaagttattttttctttcataaaaTAGGAGAAAGTTGGTGATacattcaccaccaccactactctcttttataatagtttataaTAGTAGAAAAGGAAGCTGAATAAACTACAGCGCCCGTTCTCAATCGATTATGGCAGTTTGGCTAATGAGTGCACGCAAAATAAGGACAATTATTAGCGTATGATTatttaagtattagctattgcAAGCTCGAAAAATGGAGTaatctattttctaaaaatagctttcatatattttttaaaaaacacattatTTAACGGTTCGAGaaacatagtaaaaaaatacaaaaattagCTCTCATGGGTGCTTGCGATTTGCAAACACGCCCTACGTGGGATTGAGATACAGTGCAGTCCTAATGCCAACTGCATGTTAAGGACTGCACGTAATCTTaaccgtttatttttttaacgaaAGGCTAAGATCAGATACTACAGTACCCTCGTTCCAGTGCCATCTACAGTGTTTTTCGCACGAACAGCGTCGCAAAATTTTTAGACCGTTAGATTGAGATCAAACAACTATAATGTGGTTGCAGTAACACTGTAGACTGCATGGGATCCAAATCCCCCTACGTGGGTCTCGTTCCTAGTATGGCCATTGATGTGCACTGTGGCGGTTCTTGAAAGCCTTTTGGGTGTTTGCACCACCACTATAAGGATCAAAATGGTTAAAATGGTCcgataatatatcatttgtatGAAAATGATAGTCAatcagttaattttttttatcaattttacaATCAACCGTAATACAACGCTAAAAGAAATTgagaattttaacttttatgtgtgactaaaaATGAAAACGGACGACGACATCATTTTTGCGAAAACGATGCTCGGTCAATCGGAAATCGGTCACCATTTTCAACCGCAGGGCCATTGCATCTGGAATTGGTGCTCAGAATGAAAAAGCAAGCAAGATCATCTGTGATTGCAGGTGCATGTTTGATCAGGAAGTGATTCTGCTTGCACGTTGTACACAACTCTGAAATCCCCTTCAAACATGACTGCAAATGAACTGTACCGGCAGGACAACAAGGGAGCACAACCATAAACTGCATAAGTGTCAGGTAGTTAAGAGTAAGATTCTTTCACGTGTAGCATGTTTGGCCAAGTGTCGAGTCTGGACTGATGACTTGACCACAAAAAAACTAGTCCTCGGTCTAGTTATTTAATGAACCAACTGAGCAAGGTCTTCACACTAAACTAGCCCGGccggctttcctttttcttttttaaaaagccaGTCGAATTTCTCTGTAATTGCCCCGTACTAGATATAGAGTTTGTTCAAAAGCAGAATTGTATGTGTTATAATGATGATCTTACTTTTTACACGACCCAGCGAACGAATGTATATAGCACCATAAGGTGTTTCTTGATCTTTTCCTCTAATATATTAACATACAAATCTTTTgcgtgtttaaaaaaaatattttttgtcgGTTAAATCATGATGTCACAAAAGTAGCCAATATACACAGATAGACCAACCTAGACAGTCTTGTTAAATACTACCACTGTCTtctaataactttatttttttatttctatatccaacctttgactattcatcttatttgaaaaatttatataaaaacttgaaaacattagtcacacataaaatattatttatattttaatttttttaagtaagacgaagagtcaaaatattacatctaaaaactgaaaaataaacttatttttagataaaggtAGTAGCAGGGAAGAATATCACAACCAATTAACTTGACCTGGGTCATTTGTGTTGCCTAAAAGTAAAGCCAATACTCCCTAATGCATCAATGACGTGGGTTAGTTCAATTGAACTAACTAAGGTCctacaaataaaataggagggagtaaaaaaaaaagaagggcaCGATCAGGTCTCGCAAAGAGTAATCAACTTTCGACATGTTCTGACATCAATTGTCACCAGGTAATTTTTGGCTTGATTAAGGTTCACGACATTTCTTATCGGAAACCGTATCCAATCCAAAACGACCACCTTATGACGCATAATCCAAAGAAATCTAAGCTGTTTGCTAGGTGTAGTAGTGTCTTGCCAACATCAACCAGCCTctaattttctcttaaaaaattttcatgttaATACCAGGGAAAGAAATATATCAGAAGACTCATGTCTGGGACGAACgtgtaattatttatgttagagatatattgTATCTTCTGTTATCTTTTGTTAATACTATATTCTAATCTTTTGcgattttattttgataagTCGGTTGAAAGATTTACGGACTGCATCGAGCCTACATGTACTCGTGGCACGTGGTCAATAGAATCATCGTGTTGAGTCTAATACACTTTCAacttaactattttttaaaaaaaaattaagatgtAAAAAGGTAAGCTACTTTACTATGGACTTCAAACCAATTGATTCAGTAAACTACTTTTAGTTTCAAATTTCGAATCTGTAAAAGGTAAAATATCTTAATATGTACTTCAAAactaatatatgaatatatgaatatgtaaatatgcatTCAATTACATGACCACCAAGAGTCGCGCAAAATTCTACATTTAAGGGACCAACTAGCAAGAGAGGGGATATAAATGATGGagaaagagtaattttaccatcctgaaaaatttatcattaaattttacatagaaaacaataaaggataggaaaaatgcTCATGGAGAAATGAATTCAGCATTGAAGACAGCGACGTGTCTTCTCGCGTGACAATAATGGTAAGTGCTTAAATTAGCCAAAATTAGGTTACTGCGTTTTGGCATGGAGAAGAGGGTGCGAACGGAGATGGATTTGGTTAGGATAGACACCCTACAGCAGATGACAAGGCTGTGCTACCATCTTCAAATACAAATTAATGCGTTAATTAAGAGGAAGTATCTTGGAGCGTATCCAATGGCACAAGCCACTGTCCACTTAGGAAGAATGCAGCatccccatcttttcacttttatttatacttatagccttaaatttaaattttcaacattaagtTTGGAGtatattttgagtttttagtACTGTGTTCTCGCCTTCTTTCTAGATTCTTGCAGTAATCATAGACCATATTTAGAGACAGTGATGTATCCAAGATTCTAGGTTTCAGTGATCCATATTTAAATACCATAGTTGTATTATACCAAATATActatgtaagtttaaattaattaaaacaccatcgcatattataaaaagagtttttccttctcctttttcctatttatagggttttttttaacatacatATGCGTCTttaattaggtttttttagtGATTCAGAATTTACCAGGACCATCCCTCGATACACCATTGTTTAGAGAAGCTTCTTATAGTGGTAGCTTTCCAATTGGTACACATTTTTATCTAGTTTATGAGAATTAGTAGCcacaaaatctataaaataagCTAGAAACCAACTTCTCCTAGTCTCAATAAGCTACTTACTCGTTATTTCGTTTTCAAAATCTTAGACTTCTCAAACAAGCCATCCAAATGTAAGTAGCAGTATGTCAACcaatcttttgagttttgcttatgattataagctaaattttgaatttttaactataaatttaaagttgagtttaagttttttttcatcgtagatTATTTTGCagctttaacttttatatcgctacgaacatttatataaaagttatattcacaaattattttacgtttgcttgcaaatatgttatttggtttttacCACCAAcaaaccaaaagatgacctACTCTAACTAAAGGTTAACGAACGGCTGTACATTCTAGAAGGCTACTACTGCAGCACACAGTCTGCTCACATCCCCTGATCCATGGTGCCATTGCCAGCAGCATGCCCAATTGCCAAGTTTGCCACCACaaccgtgctgctgctgctactgcttcGTACATACCACGGGCACGCCGGCTTGGCCGGTCAGCGtgccccaccaccaccaccaccaccaggcagcagcagcaagcagtcACTCCCTCCGTCTCCGCCCTGGTCCTCCGTCCGGTCCGTCCCGCGCGCGGTGTGAAAATCACCGGGCGAACCCCAAGTTTTGGGTCAAGATCACCGTGTTTTCACTTCATTTTCCTTGCAACCTCCGACACACACAACCcaattgtttccttttttttttcttcttctcgcACATCACGTTGCACAGTCCCAGCTCTCCCCAGCCTATATAAACCCATTTCTCAGCACCAACCCATCCACGAATCGCCCCGTCGATCACCTACATCAATTtcaatatcatcatcatcatctggtAATCTTTGGAGCTCGCAGCTTTGCTTAATTGCAGCTGCCACTAAGTAGCTAGATCAATCACATCTACGAAGGTGATCGACAGAGAGGAGGAGCCGAGGGGTGTAATGGACCAGCTCACCAAGCGTCCGGCGAACTACGTGCCGCTCAGCCCGGTCGGCTTCCTGCCGCGGGCCAATGCCGTCTACGGCGACCGCACCTCCGTCGTCTACGGCCGCGTCCGCTTCACCTGGAGCCAGACCTacgcccgctgccgccgcttcgcctcctccctcctcgccctcgGCGTCCACAAGAACGACGTGGTACGTGCGTGTGCATATTCCGGACACCATGGCATCTCTCTCTTCGACATGGCTGGCTCGGCACGTGGTCTGACGAGTAGCGGCGTGTTCAAATCTGTGTGTGCAGGTGTCCGTGCTCGCGCCAAACGTGCCGGCAATGTACGAGATGCACTTCGCCGTGCCGATGGCCGGAGCGGTGCTCAACACCATCAACACGCGCCTCGACGCcaaggcggtggcggccatcCTGCGCCACTCCGAGGCGAAGCTCTTCTTCGTCGACTACCAGTACGTGCGCCTCGCCAGCGACGCGCTccagctcgtcgccggcgaggggagGCCCGTCCCGCTCGTGGCCGTCATCGACGACATTGACATGCCCACCGGCGTTCGTCTCGGCGAGCTCGAGTACGAGGGGCTGGTTGCGCGTGGCGACCCCACGGTGGAGCTGCCCCAGCTCGCCGATGAGTGGGACGCCGTCACGCTCAACTACACGTCGGGCACCACGTCGGAGCCGAAGGGCGTGGTGTACAGCCACCGCGGCGCGTATTTGAGCACGATGAGCTTGCTCATGTCGTGGGTCGTCGGTGACGAGCCGGTGTACCTGTGGACGCTGCCCATGTTCCACTGCAATGGCTGGACCTTCACGTGGGGcatggcggcgcgcggcggcgtcaaCGTCTGCATCCGcgacgcgcgcgccgcggaCATCTACCGCGCCATCGCCCGCCACGGCGTCACCCACCTGTGCTGCGCGCCGGTGGTGTTCAACATCTTGCTcgagggcggcgacgcggcgacgcAGCTCGCGGCCCCGGTACACGTCCTCACCggcggggcgccgccgccggccgcgctgcTCGAGCGCGTCGAGCGTATCGGCTTCCGCGTGACGCATGCCTACGGGCTCACCGAGGCCACCGGTCCGGCGCTGGCGTGCGAGTGGCGCGAACAGTGGGACCGCCTGCCTCTGCCGGAGCGCGCTCGCCTCAAGTCCCGGCAAGGCGTGAGCGTCCTgtccctcgccgacgccgacgtcaAGGACGCCAAGACGATGGTGAGCGTGCCGCGCGACGGCAAGACCGTCGGCGAGATCGTCCTCCGCGGCAGCAGCATCATGAAGGGCTACCTCAACAATACGAAGGCGAACAGCGACGCCTTCAAGGGCGAGTGGTTCCTgaccggcgacgtcggcgtcgtGCACCCCGACGGCTACATCGAGATCAAGGACA from Oryza brachyantha chromosome 3, ObraRS2, whole genome shotgun sequence carries:
- the LOC102699295 gene encoding trans-cinnamate:CoA ligase, peroxisomal-like; translated protein: MDQLTKRPANYVPLSPVGFLPRANAVYGDRTSVVYGRVRFTWSQTYARCRRFASSLLALGVHKNDVVSVLAPNVPAMYEMHFAVPMAGAVLNTINTRLDAKAVAAILRHSEAKLFFVDYQYVRLASDALQLVAGEGRPVPLVAVIDDIDMPTGVRLGELEYEGLVARGDPTVELPQLADEWDAVTLNYTSGTTSEPKGVVYSHRGAYLSTMSLLMSWVVGDEPVYLWTLPMFHCNGWTFTWGMAARGGVNVCIRDARAADIYRAIARHGVTHLCCAPVVFNILLEGGDAATQLAAPVHVLTGGAPPPAALLERVERIGFRVTHAYGLTEATGPALACEWREQWDRLPLPERARLKSRQGVSVLSLADADVKDAKTMVSVPRDGKTVGEIVLRGSSIMKGYLNNTKANSDAFKGEWFLTGDVGVVHPDGYIEIKDRSKDVIISGGENICSKEVEEVLFQHPAVADAAVVAMPHPHWGETPCAFVVAKDKAAGVCEDDVLAFCRKHMPRFMVPKKVVVYDVIPRNGNGKVEKNLLREAARKLAPAVPAQKTKVNKTTSTTTVGGGSRGEHPVAHVMAVSRL